A DNA window from Theobroma cacao cultivar B97-61/B2 chromosome 5, Criollo_cocoa_genome_V2, whole genome shotgun sequence contains the following coding sequences:
- the LOC18599313 gene encoding UDP-glycosyltransferase 92A1, whose product MSERSLGSSSEHIVMLPMMAQGHLIPFLALARKIHQRTGFNITIASTPLNIQYLRSTIYKDSTPATECCGIHLAELIPFGSVVDQSKLPIPDRNAENLPLDQMEELFSLMITLQAPFHRLLSDIKEKEGRPPLCTISDIFMGWAVEVAKSVGTINITFTTTGAYGGLAYFSLWLNLPHLRADSEEFTIPGLPDRCRFHISQFHKFVRMADGSDPWSRFLQPQISQTFQSFGYLCHTAEEVEPLALEWLRNYIKLPIWAIGPLLPPVMLNKSPYSGSSMSKHRAGKQPGISLERCIEWLDLHCPDSVLYVSFGSQNTISPSQMMELAKGLEESRNPFIWVIRPPFGFDMKGEFKAEWLPEGFEERMSESKQGLLVRKWAPQVEILLHKSTGAFLSHCGWNSVLESLSQEVPIIGWPLAGEQPFNSKMLVEEMGVSVELTRGHDSTIEAKEAKKVIEMVMNKKGKGGEMRKKAVEIAEKIRAAVTEEGERKGSSITALDDFISAVLTKRFTSSLAANHSQGTSLILCH is encoded by the exons ATGTCAGAGAGATCGCTGGGTAGCTCAAGCGAGCACATCGTAATGCTTCCTATGATGGCTCAGGGCCATCTTATACCATTTCTAGCGTtggcaagaaaaattcaccaGCGAACCGGCTTCAACATCACCATTGCTAGTACCCCTCTCAATATCCAATATCTTCGATCCACCATTTACAAAGATTCAACCCCCGCAACCGAGTGCTGTGGGATCCATCTTGCCGAGCTCATCCCGTTTGGCAGCGTTGTCGATCAAAGCAAGCTGCCGATCCCTGATCGGAACGCTGAGAATTTGCCATTGGATCAAATGGAAGAGCTTTTCAGCTTAATGATCACCCTTCAAGCCCCATTTCACCGCTTGTTATCGGAtatcaaagagaaagaaggCAGGCCTCCTCTTTGTACAATATCGGATATTTTCATGGGATGGGCTGTAGAGGTTGCCAAGAGTGTAGGCACGATAAACATTACATTTACTACTACCGGAGCGTATGGCGGTTTGGCTTATTTCTCTTTGTGGTTGAATCTTCCACACCTGCGAGCAGATTCTGAAGAATTTACTATTCCGGGGTTACCTGATAGGTGCCGTTTTCATATCTCACAATTCCATAAATTTGTTAGAATGGCTGACGGTTCTGATCCATGGTCCAGGTTTTTACAGCCACAGATTTCACAGACTTTTCAGTCTTTTGGGTACTTGTGTCACACTGCTGAAGAAGTTGAGCCTCTCGCACTAGAATGGCTCAGAAATTACATAAAACTTCCTATTTGGGCAATTGGTCCTCTGTTGCCTCCAGTAATGCTGAACAAGTCACCATATTCAGGTTCTAGTATGTCCAAACATCGTGCTGGAAAACAACCTGGAATATCCCTTGAAAGATGTATCGAGTGGCTTGATTTGCATTGTCCTGATTCGGTTCTGTATGTATCTTTTGGTTCACAAAACACTATTAGTCCTTCACAAATGATGGAATTAGCTAAGGGCTTGGAAGAGAGCAGGAATCCATTCATTTGGGTCATAAGGCCTCCATTCGGTTTTGACATGAAAGGTGAATTTAAAGCAGAATGGTTGCCAGAGGGATTTGAAGAACGTATGAGCGAAAGCAAACAAGGGTTGCTGGTGAGAAAATGGGCTCCTCAAGTGGAGATTTTGTTACATAAATCTACTGGAGCATTTCTCAGCCATTGTGGGTGGAACTCAGTGCTTGAGAGCTTGAGCCAAGAAGTGCCAATTATAGGATGGCCATTGGCAGGAGAGCAACCTTTCAATTCTAAGATGTTGGTTGAAGAAATGGGTGTCTCCGTGGAGTTGACAAGAGGGCATGATAGCACGATTGAAGCGAAGGAGGCGAAAAAAGTGATAGAAATGGTAatgaacaagaaaggaaaaggtgGGGAGATGAGAAAGAAGGCTGTAGAGATTGCTGAGAAAATAAGAGCAGCGGTTACAGAGGAAGGAGAACGAAAGGGATCTTCCATTACAGCATTGGATGATTTCATTTCCGCCGTTCTCACAAAGAGATTCA CTAGTAGTTTAGCAGCAAATCATTCGCAAGGAACCTCACTGATTCTCTGCCACTAG
- the LOC18599314 gene encoding UDP-glycosyltransferase 92A1 codes for MGGSTEHIVMLPLMAHGHLIPLLALAREIHQRKGFTITIASTPLNIKYLRSTICKDSSSTTDRQSAIHLAELPFCCSGLPPNSDNTENLHVDQIGTLLRSTISLETPFHRLLLDIIERDGKPPMCVISDFFMGWAVDVAKAVGTSSVTFTPLGAYGTLAYWSSWLNVPHGIIDSEEFHLPGFPDTCRFPVSTLTPNLRMADGNDSWSRIIQPQILSAFQSSGYLCHTVEELEHLALEWLRKYTNLPVWPVGPLLPQTVLNNSSSSGSFISKQRTGKESGISLERCLEWLDSHRPASVLYISFGSQNAISQSQMMNLATGLESSKTPFIWVIRPPRGFDLIGEFKAEWLPEKFEDRMRESKQGLLVKNWAPQLEILMHKSTGAFLSHCGWNSVLESLSQGVPIIGWPLEAEQIFNCKMLMEEMGVCVELTRGAQSTIEGGKVEKVIQMVMDKEGKGGEMKRKAVETGKKIRAAKRQEGEEKGSSIKALDDFVAAIIAMRKEQCVGSMRNE; via the coding sequence ATGGGCGGTTCTACTGAGCATATTGTTATGCTTCCTTTAATGGCTCATGGCCATCTTATTCCTCTTCTAGCGTTAGCAAGAGAAATTCACCAGCGAAAAGGCTTCACCATCACCATCGCCAGCACTCCTCTCAATATCAAATATCTTCGCTCAACTATTTGCAAAGACTCTAGCTCAACAACTGATCGTCAATCGGCCATCCATCTAGCTGAGCTACCTTTCTGCTGCTCTGGCTTACCCCCCAACTCTGATAACACCGAGAACTTGCATGTGGATCAAATCGGTACACTCCTCCGCTCGACGATTAGCCTTGAAACCCCATTCCATCGCTTATTATTGGATATCATTGAAAGAGATGGGAAGCCTCCTATGTGTGTAATATCAGACTTTTTCATGGGGTGGGCGGTGGATGTTGCAAAGGCTGTGGGCACTTCTAGTGTTACATTTACCCCGCTTGGTGCTTATGGCACCCTGGCTTATTGGTCTTCATGGTTAAATGTCCCACACGGCATCATAGATTCTGAAGAATTCCATTTGCCTGGCTTTCCTGATACATGTCGTTTTCCTGTATCAACCCTGACTCCAAATCTACGGATGGCTGATGGTAATGATTCATGGTCAAGGATTATTCAACCGCAGATTTTGAGTGCTTTCCAGTCTTCGGGGTACTTGTGTCACACAGTTGAAGAACTTGAGCATCTTGCGTTAGAATGGCTGAGAAAATACACAAATCTTCCTGTTTGGCCAGTTGGTCCTCTTCTGCCCCAAACCGTGCTGAATAATTCATCTTCTTCAGGTTCTTTCATTTCCAAACAACGCACGGGAAAAGAGTCTGGAATATCTCTAGAGCGATGTCTCGAGTGGCTTGATTCGCACCGTCCTGCTTCAGTTCTTTACATATCATTTGGCTCACAAAACGCTATCAGTCAGTCTCAAATGATGAACTTAGCCACCGGTTTGGAGAGCAGCAAAACCCCTTTCATTTGGGTAATAAGGCCTCCACGAGGTTTTGACTTGATAGGTGAATTTAAAGCAGAGTGGTTACCGGAAAAATTTGAAGACCGGATGAGAGAGAGTAAGCAAGGGTTGCTGGTGAAGAACTGGGCTCCCCAATTAGAGATCTTGATGCATAAGTCTACTGGAGCATTCCTGAGCCACTGTGGATGGAACTCGGTGCTGGAGAGCCTGAGTCAAGGTGTTCCAATCATAGGATGGCCATTGGAAGCAGAGCAAATATTCAATTGCAAGATGCTGATGGAGGAAATGGGTGTTTGTGTAGAGTTGACAAGAGGAGCTCAAAGTACTATTGAAGGGGGAAAGGTGGAAAAAGTTATACAAATGGTAATGGACAAGGAAGGAAAAGGAGGGGAGATGAAAAGGAAGGCTGTGGAGACAGGGAAGAAAATAAGGGCAGCAAAGAGACAGGAAGGGGAGGAGAAGGGATCTTCCATTAAAGCTTTGGATGATTTTGTTGCTGCTATTATTGCAATGAGAAAGGAGCAATGTGTTGGTTCCATGAGAAATGAATAA
- the LOC18599315 gene encoding protein SIEVE ELEMENT OCCLUSION B, which yields METPSAFLSSKTSVQLLDEIRATHANDDQRAVDVKPILLSMTKILDDVEGDIKGTARGRRVTSKGSTSLPPAFDHSTLESILADIREVSGEFSCNCSEGENAHATTMKLLETLKTYSWNTKVVLALAAFTANLGESWLLLQRGNTNSLATSVAFLRQVPEIDRLDLLGSEVGKLIQAIRNLASCNAKFMMKVHPWYFSKDTSPISEAKLEIIRAAYWTIHSVVQIASLIGRRNKSTALSMEKGKTLVAHLETEVSEIRKILMYHLKRCKEYIGKEMEDAYQSLLELMQRSGRDIVEILNRFLCHGNTDKVDIEKLRSKHVLFLISDLDISLGEITVLNELYLTGEGYEVVWLPVVDGLYDKKKFVELKSSMKWYTDVPAILDPAVIKYIKEVWHFIKNQIAVFLTPEGKVTCQSALPMLWTWGNEAVPFTDEKVKDLWRKRYHWRLDFLIDDLIDPELRQWIVEGKLICLYGGGSIDWIREFNTGLKFVLARIGESVEMVYVGKNNDKDWTEKVIRDLRVIKSERHFWARLQSMLYLYTKMRQGKTSTKDDPFMQEVMKILSYDGGDRGWALFCKGPDVKVRMDGETARAIISKHGDLETYAKRHGFLEGLNYYMEEQDIPHSCVLQLPFIDSEVPGKMCCDQCGREMEMHYTYRCRAL from the exons ATGGAAACACCGTCTGCATTCCTGTCCTCAAAGACATCGGTCCAACTGTTGGATGAAATTCGTGCAACTCATGCCAATGACGACCAGCGAGCTGTTGATGTTAAGCCCATTCTCCTCTCTATGACGAAAATTTTGGATGACGTTGAAGGAGATATCAAA GGTACTGCACGTGGACGCAGGGTTACCTCCAAGGGCAGCACCAGCCTGCCGCCTGCATTTGATCATAGCACACTCGAATCAATATTGGCTGATATCCGTGAAGTCTCTGGCGAG TTCTCATGCAATTGCTCAGAAGGAGAAAATGCACATGCAACGACTATGAAGCTGCTGGAAACGCTTAAAACCTATTCATGGAACACAAAAGTGGTGCTAGCCTTAGCTGCTTTTACTGCGAATCTTGGGGAGTCTTGGCTGCTTCTTCAGCGCGGCAATACAAATTCGCTAGCCACTTCTGTGGCTTTCCTCAGGCAAGTTCCGGAAATCGACCGTCTTGACCTACTGGGATCTGAGGTTGGTAAACTCATCCAGGCCATTAGGAACTTAGCAAGCTGCAATGCTAAGTTCATGATGAAGGTACACCCTTGGTATTTTTCAAAAGACACGTCGCCAATCTCAGAAGCCAAGTTGGAAATCATTCGGGCTGCATATTGGACTATTCACAGTGTTGTACAAATTGCAAGCCTTATAGGCCGGAGAAATAA GAGCACTGCATTAAGCATGGAGAAAGGGAAAACATTGGTAGCTCACTTGGAAACTGAAGTCAGCGAGATACGTAAGATCCTTATGTATCACTTGAAGCGTTGCAAAGAGTATATTG GTAAGGAGATGGAAGATGCTTATCAAAGCCTGCTGGAACTTATGCAAAGATCTGGACGAGACATCGTGGAAATTCTCAACAGATTCCTTTGCCATGGCAACACGGATAAG GTTGATATTGAAAAACTGAGAAGCAAGCATGTGCTATTCCTCATATCAGACCTTGACATCTCCCTCGGAGAGATTACAGTTCTTAATGAGTTGTACCTGACGGGAGAGGGCTATGAGGTGGTATGGCTCCCAGTTGTGGACGGGCTGTATGATAAGAAGAAGTTCGTGGAGTTGAAATCATCCATGAAATGGTATACTGATGTGCCCGCCATTCTTGACCCAGCGGTCATTAAATACATCAAGGAGGTTTGGCATTTTATTAAGAATCAAATCGCAGTGTTTTTGACTCCAGAAGGTAAGGTGACATGCCAAAGTGCACTCCCTATGTTGTGGACATGGGGGAATGAGGCTGTTCCTTTCACTgatgagaaagtgaaagatcTCTGGCGAAAAAGATACCATTGGAGACTTGATTTCCTTATTGATGATCTGATTGATCCAGAATTACGACAATGG ATTGTTGAAGGGAAACTCATATGCTTGTATGGTGGCGGAAGTATTGACTGGATCCGGGAGTTCAATACCGGATTGAAATTTGTTCTTGCAAGGATTGGAGAGTCCGTAGAAATGGTTTACGTGGGCAAGAACAACGACAAGGATTGGACAGAAAAGGTGATTCGCGACTTGCGCGTTATCAAATCGGAGAGGCACTTTTGGGCTCGACTGCAGAGCATGTTGTACCTTTACACAAAAATGAGACAGGGCAAGACCTCGACTAAAGATGATCCCTTCATGCAGGAGGTGATGAAAATTCTTTCCTACGATGGCGGTGATCGGGGATGGGCTTTATTCTGTAAGGGACCCGATGTGAAAGTCAGAATGGACGGAGAAACAGCTCGAGCTATCATATCGAAACACGGTGATTTGGAAACCTATGCTAAAAGGCATGGTTTCCTTGAAGGACTCAACTATTACATGGAAGAACAAGACATCCCACATAGCTGCGTCCTTCAACTGCCTTTTATCGACTCGGAAGTCCCGGGGAAGATGTGCTGTGATCAGTGTGGCCGTGAAATGGAGATGCATTACACGTATCGCTGCCGCGCCCTGTAA